A DNA window from Rhineura floridana isolate rRhiFlo1 chromosome 11, rRhiFlo1.hap2, whole genome shotgun sequence contains the following coding sequences:
- the LOC133365851 gene encoding uncharacterized protein LOC133365851, with protein sequence MCTTTDSGSNFVKAFRVFMAKEPVEAAGTSDDDGDNQEEEEAEVESVPICEILDTGPETEEEAADSGEDFVLPPHQRCASHTLNLVATQDIEAMLSDSSKSSLLGPFKKQFRSLMGKCSKLWSKQNQSAQIAEYIHVQCGVYLKVPNKTRWNSTFDALKQLHELLSTVPLKTHAIMDHCSLSRITAAEIEVVQEYTEIMEPLAQSLDILQRENGMFMGYLLPTLCNLDRKLEGLENKPERYTYCFQLLRGVREALRKRFAAIWEDKKLLLAACLHPRFKLDWLESCQATTHTNKYTMEALLKAEIKMGVLNEDSDQSSDKDQEGDDLEDDFFNFLPQGKKSAVDTAEEELVRYLRSPSREVSSLHGFPRVLRCFLQHNTGMPSSAAVERLFSTGGNVMTVKRHSLSDMLFEHLVLLRHNRNIL encoded by the exons atgtgcactactacagacagtggctccaactttgtgaaagcgttcagagttttcatggccaaagaaccagtggaagctgcaggcaccagtgacgatgatggtgataaccaggaggaggaggaggctgaggtggagtctgtgcctatctgtgagatcctggacacaggacctgagacagaggaagaagctgcagactcaggagaggattttgttttaccaccacaccagagatgtgctagccataccctcaaccttgtggcaacacaagacatagaggccatgctttctgactcctccaaaagtagtcttcttggtcctttcaagaaacagtttcgttccttgatgggaaagtgcagcaagttgtggtccaagcagaaccagtcagcccagattgctgagtatatccatgtgcaatgtggtgtgtatctgaaggtaccgaataagaccaggtggaattccacctttgatgcgttgaagcaactacatgagctcctgtcaactgtgccactaaaaacgcatgccataatggaccactgctccttgtccaggatcacagctgctgagattgaagtggtacaggaatacacagagattatggagccactagcccagtccctagatatcctgcaacgggagaacggcatgttcatggggtatttgctaccaacgctctgcaatctggaccgcaagttagaaggactggaaaacaaacctgagaggtacacatactgttttcagctgctgagaggtgtgcgcgaagccctaagaaagcggtttgcagctatctgggaggacaagaagcttcttctggcagcctgcctacaccctcgcttcaaactagattggctagaatcgtgtcaggccaccacccataccaacaa atacacaatggaagccttgctgaaagctgaaataaagatgggtgtacttaatgaggacagtgatcagtcttcagataaagaccaggaaggagatgacttagaagatgacttctttaactttctgccccagggcaagaagtcagcagtggacactgctgaggaggaactggtgaggtacctgaggtctcccagcagggaagtgtcatcactccatggctttccacgtgtgctgcggtgttttttgcagcacaacacaggcatgccttcaagcgccgcagtagaacgcctgttcagtactggtggcaatgtaatgactgtaaaaagacattccttgtctgacatgctctttgagcatcttgttcttttgagacataacagaaacatattataa